A region of Drosophila suzukii chromosome 2L, CBGP_Dsuzu_IsoJpt1.0, whole genome shotgun sequence DNA encodes the following proteins:
- the LOC108015618 gene encoding uncharacterized protein: MNSCCCRSHSDRTDPMACLPQFPRLQRVQSCRPFLEGRKAASCCISSERRWGQRNGGMINLLANMVGKSTSTVCQFLHQLTLQLFAKILYPLMLGWNTLKIPFVLPDTCELYYGIFDECGNLRKSIPTRTLVILISMMQYFLNLPKGGRRCPGCRNKNDDLKNIHNPGYCGKDAMIPFSEHNVIAGKPKSPASEVWAGLRRLGYERRGDLESYPSDESIPYGYAPARCPCQSGYYNDQRPGRSLTNPYANMSMEMKTLACEEELRSPMLAPDCIPRSPVANLSPKAAQLYHITHISDLYAAVVQNQHSRRLLGDGKPPKPRVKPCTENQRRFSGGFMMPEPYFNGMPWSWLHRDPQKMVRLPSGGLPLEIPRYRRQPLDEEYQSFRNKYENLSRKVNPFKESSLLPIESFPQKRLQPISWEKKNMDLEKLPINLPIKEKRKLEWEELLLRRANEARKSKGAFEYWREMMERNQLRRTFDQGAKDILTIRNPLFPIRRERSYSPAGKEISRMIKDKSSNSQRSTSKKQKNSSENKKGATPKRAYRNLNVGDKIKPIYSGQDDQLLKVPIKQAKPRDTNNKSVDYVLGSAKLRKNSKQTYPDPEDYRREISRNRRYQRKTAGECLMLIKPVESIKQKHVNIPAEGSNEKINLRSTSPKRFFPPEGGDQTPKQYIKFQEVGTNPMRLFKGSDNTKILFRPRVAKLPERTIRKTIFQGNGFTEQPSNSKRPKMGSPERTSWHKSHAAVPNPLKIYYGSPKIKTNKFLDKSCNIRTKISHSRGETTDVKEHGSRRMRRKSLGYTL, from the coding sequence ATGAATTCCTGCTGCTGCAGATCGCACAGCGATCGCACGGATCCGATGGCCTGTCTTCCGCAGTTTCCTCGTCTCCAGCGGGTCCAAAGTTGTAGACCCTTTTTGGAGGGTCGTAAGGCCGCCAGTTGTTGTATTTCGAGCGAGAGGCGATGGGGTCAGAGGAACGGGGGAATGATCAATTTGCTGGCCAATATGGTGGGCAAATCGACCAGCACCGTCTGCCAGTTCCTTCATCAACTGACCTTGCAACTCTTCGCGAAAATCCTGTATCCCTTGATGTTGGGTTGGAATACCCTCAAGATACCATTCGTTCTGCCCGATACGTGTGAACTTTACTATGGGATATTCGACGAGTGTGGAAATTTGAGGAAGTCCATACCCACGAGGACGTTGGTCATCCTCATCTCCATGATGCAGTACTTTTTGAACCTACCCAAGGGAGGCAGGCGATGTCCAGGATGCAGAAATAAGAATGATGATCTCAAGAATATTCACAATCCTGGTTATTGTGGCAAGGATGCTATGATACCGTTCTCAGAACATAATGTGATCGCAGGAAAACCTAAATCGCCGGCAAGCGAAGTGTGGGCAGGACTCAGGCGATTGGGATACGAAAGACGTGGCGATCTAGAGAGTTATCCCTCGGATGAGTCTATACCATATGGCTATGCACCTGCGAGATGTCCCTGCCAGTCTGGCTATTATAATGATCAGAGGCCCGGACGGTCGCTTACGAATCCATATGCTAATATGTCGATGGAGATGAAAACTTTGGCCTGTGAAGAGGAACTGCGAAGTCCCATGTTGGCACCCGATTGTATTCCTAGATCTCCAGTGGCAAACCTATCACCCAAAGCAGCTCAACTGTATCACATCACTCACATCTCGGATCTATATGCTGCAGTTGTACAAAACCAACATTCAAGGAGATTACTTGGAGATGGAAAGCCACCAAAACCAAGGGTAAAACCCTGCACTGAGAACCAACGTAGATTCTCCGGTGGTTTCATGATGCCCGAACCCTATTTCAATGGAATGCCCTGGAGTTGGCTACACAGAGATCCTCAGAAAATGGTACGATTACCAAGTGGAGGTCTCCCATTGGAAATCCCTCGTTATAGAAGACAACCCTTGGATGAAGAGTACCAAAGTTTCAGAAATAAATATGAGAATCTAAGCAGAAAGGTTAACCCTTTCAAAGAAAGTAGTCTCCTGCCCATTGAGAGTTTCCCACAAAAAAGACTTCAACCCATTAGTTGGGAGAAAAAGAACATGGATCTGGAAAAGCTGCCCATAAATCTTCctataaaagaaaaaaggaaatTGGAGTGGGAGGAGCTCTTGTTGAGAAGAGCTAATGAGGCTAGGAAATCCAAAGGTGCTTTTGAATATTGGAGGGAGATGATGGAGAGAAATCAATTGAGAAGGACATTCGATCAAGGAGCAAAGGATATTTTGACCATACGCAATCCTTTATTCCCTATAAGAAGAGAGAGAAGCTATTCTCCAGCGGGAAAAGAGATATCTCGAATGATAAAGGATAAAAGTAGTAACTCCCAAAGGTCAACATCGAAAAAGCAAAAGAATTCTTCAGAAAATAAGAAAGGCGCAACTCCAAAGAGAGCATATCGCAACCTAAATGTTGGGGATAAAATCAAGCCAATTTACAGTGGACAAGATGATCAGCTATTAAAGGTTCCAATAAAGCAGGCAAAACCTAGAGATACCAATAACAAGTCTGTTGATTATGTTCTGGGATCCGCAAAGTTGAGAAAGAATAGTAAACAAACCTATCCTGATCCCGAGGATTACAGAAGAGAAATCTCTAGAAATCGACGGTATCAAAGAAAGACTGCCGGAGAATGTTTAATGCTTATAAAGCCCGTAGAAAGTATAAAACAAAAGCATGTAAATATTCCAGCCGAAGGTTCAAACGAGAAAATCAATCTTAGAAGTACATCACCTAAAAGATTCTTCCCTCCTGAAGGTGGAGATCAGACACCAAAGCAGTATATTAAGTTCCAAGAAGTAGGAACAAATCCTATGAGGCTTTTCAAAGGAAGTGataatactaaaatattatttagaCCTAGGGTAGCGAAGTTACCTGAAAGAACTATAAGAAAAACTATATTTCAGGGAAATGGTTTTACAGAACAACCTAGCAATAGTAAAAGACCTAAGATGGGATCTCCAGAGCGGACTTCATGGCATAAGTCACACGCAGCAGTTCCTAATCCTCTAAAGATATATTATGGAAGTCCCAAgatcaaaacaaataaattccTGGACAAAAGCTGCAATATCCGAACTAAAATATCCCATTCAAGGGGAGAAACTACAGATGTGAAAGAACATGGTAGCAGACGGATGAGAAGAAAGTCATTAGGTTATACGTTATAA